The Acetivibrio saccincola genome window below encodes:
- a CDS encoding Mbeg1-like protein, with translation MNELNPELQEQGLEGRLLNTLIYLNIEWTDARDGMSLRNIINNLGKFYDSPDGAICEEKYAMYKELYLEDSMKLGRRDKKSETGFKEGSEEDYKNRMRQYRILKNAVENNERLANMTIGNQSWNMGDKFNDRKGLNACTFEDENGNIIVVYRGTASGEWGDNSEGLIGLVNETQQQKQAMEYFDYIVEKNNYHKKNIEITITGHSKGGNKAQYTTVNSKYRDLIKYCFSYDGQGFSPEAIEAFEKRFDDYNESLKKLYSFNGENDFVNPLGIYIIPDENRFYFKTVIPSEIPLNINSPKDVLEFIKNITGISDVAKLHFPDSCLTEDGEFAMQVEQGYLSLFVENFARQALELPPEYRDKIFSTIMSFMQGDNETVDGESVASWSDKLATLLSTPLLADMASEASLDMIREKHGVIAEFLAANALSRICPGLFSDDVIRIGFRNIKNAALKALESLKKLGNFILEKSKEFGRILIDYGQSLGRAFCKFILEARAAFDRMIIYVGHIIDDVIDASKNVIENVVKKIEDFKNKLNTVVTNFFNNLKDGIDKFASFCKNTVKNAWNSAVEKVTNGVNNLINNGKNIIRKGYEGLKTGVNKVVNLGNMVKTTTVNFANRAATECIRGIGLVVDKIKEAGTKIEEFRVNLKETFLRFVSEAEKALVRLKDYVLGIANNIKDAVHTGIKAMEDFKNKAERAISSFIASVVNGIKNFAKYCKKEVANAWNKVTKKASQKVEEVTDNIREQIKTMREKFEGAVKYVIDYKKETVKSIRDKKEHVLKTLRNSVIRTIGVTYIKNLKVDLARLEDLRKKMKDLEREWGEKIHYMLKDVNNLTSDTERKYNEYYVRQRIREINRICDNIKADTRRITDMIERKTKALDNARVEYKRIEAMAGREANSFA, from the coding sequence ATGAATGAATTAAATCCAGAACTCCAGGAACAAGGATTAGAAGGAAGGTTATTAAATACATTAATATATTTAAATATTGAATGGACTGACGCCCGAGATGGAATGAGCCTTCGCAACATAATAAATAATCTTGGTAAATTTTACGACTCCCCCGACGGTGCTATCTGCGAAGAGAAATATGCTATGTATAAGGAATTATACCTTGAAGACTCCATGAAATTAGGCAGAAGAGATAAAAAATCTGAAACTGGCTTTAAAGAAGGTTCCGAAGAAGACTATAAAAATAGGATGCGTCAATATAGAATTTTAAAAAATGCAGTTGAAAATAATGAAAGATTAGCCAATATGACTATAGGAAATCAGAGCTGGAATATGGGTGATAAATTCAATGACAGAAAAGGTCTTAATGCATGTACATTTGAGGACGAAAACGGGAATATAATAGTGGTGTATAGAGGAACAGCCTCCGGAGAATGGGGAGACAATTCCGAAGGACTTATAGGATTAGTTAATGAAACTCAACAACAAAAACAGGCAATGGAATACTTTGATTATATAGTGGAAAAAAACAACTATCATAAAAAGAATATAGAAATTACTATTACAGGTCATTCAAAAGGTGGTAATAAGGCACAGTATACAACTGTAAATTCAAAATATAGAGATTTAATAAAATATTGCTTTAGCTATGATGGTCAGGGTTTTTCTCCCGAAGCTATAGAAGCTTTTGAGAAAAGATTTGATGATTACAATGAATCATTAAAAAAACTTTATAGTTTTAATGGAGAAAATGACTTTGTAAATCCCCTTGGCATATATATAATTCCAGATGAAAACCGTTTTTATTTTAAAACTGTAATTCCATCAGAGATTCCACTAAATATAAATAGCCCTAAAGATGTTTTAGAATTTATAAAAAATATTACAGGCATCTCTGATGTTGCAAAACTACACTTTCCAGATTCGTGTTTAACAGAAGATGGGGAATTTGCAATGCAAGTGGAACAAGGTTATTTATCTTTGTTTGTTGAGAATTTTGCTAGACAAGCTTTAGAATTGCCTCCTGAATACAGAGATAAAATTTTTAGTACTATAATGTCATTTATGCAGGGTGATAATGAAACTGTAGATGGAGAAAGTGTGGCATCATGGTCTGATAAGTTAGCAACCTTGTTGTCAACACCCCTTTTAGCTGATATGGCAAGTGAAGCGTCATTAGATATGATTAGAGAAAAACATGGAGTTATAGCTGAATTTTTAGCTGCTAATGCTTTGTCAAGAATATGTCCTGGGTTATTTTCGGATGATGTTATAAGAATAGGATTTAGAAACATTAAAAATGCTGCGTTAAAAGCATTAGAGAGTTTGAAAAAGCTAGGTAATTTTATTTTGGAAAAGTCCAAGGAATTTGGAAGAATTCTAATTGATTATGGACAATCTTTAGGAAGAGCATTTTGTAAATTTATTTTAGAAGCAAGGGCAGCCTTTGACAGAATGATTATATATGTTGGACATATAATAGATGATGTAATAGATGCATCTAAAAATGTAATAGAAAATGTAGTTAAGAAAATAGAAGATTTCAAAAATAAGCTCAACACAGTTGTAACCAACTTTTTTAACAATCTAAAAGATGGTATAGATAAATTTGCGAGTTTTTGTAAAAATACAGTTAAGAATGCATGGAACAGTGCAGTTGAGAAGGTAACAAATGGAGTAAATAACTTAATAAATAATGGTAAAAACATAATAAGAAAAGGATATGAAGGGTTAAAAACAGGAGTAAACAAAGTTGTCAATTTGGGTAACATGGTCAAAACGACTACAGTTAACTTTGCCAATAGAGCGGCAACTGAGTGTATAAGAGGAATAGGTCTTGTAGTAGATAAGATAAAAGAAGCAGGAACTAAAATAGAGGAATTTAGAGTAAATCTTAAAGAGACATTTTTAAGATTTGTATCTGAGGCAGAAAAAGCATTGGTAAGACTAAAAGATTATGTATTGGGTATAGCAAATAACATAAAAGATGCTGTACATACAGGAATAAAAGCGATGGAAGATTTTAAAAACAAAGCAGAAAGAGCTATTTCGAGCTTTATTGCAAGTGTGGTAAATGGAATAAAGAATTTTGCAAAATACTGCAAAAAAGAAGTGGCGAATGCATGGAACAAAGTAACTAAAAAAGCAAGTCAAAAAGTCGAAGAAGTTACAGACAATATAAGGGAACAAATAAAAACTATGCGTGAGAAATTTGAAGGTGCAGTTAAGTATGTTATAGATTATAAAAAGGAAACAGTAAAAAGTATTAGGGATAAAAAAGAACATGTACTTAAGACTTTAAGAAACAGTGTAATTAGAACTATAGGAGTAACGTATATAAAAAATTTAAAAGTAGATTTAGCAAGATTAGAAGATTTGAGAAAGAAGATGAAAGACCTAGAAAGAGAATGGGGAGAAAAGATACATTACATGCTAAAGGATGTAAACAATTTAACATCTGATACGGAGAGGAAATATAATGAATATTATGTAAGGCAGAGAATACGAGAAATTAATAGAATTTGTGATAACATAAAAGCTGATACTAGACGAATTACCGACATGATTGAAAGAAAAACAAAAGCGTTAGACAATGCTCGTGTAGAGTATAAAAGAATAGAAGCTATGGCAGGTAGGGAAGCAAATAGTTTTGCTTAA
- a CDS encoding copper amine oxidase N-terminal domain-containing protein: MKKIVLFITVSVIMLMAFTTTSFAQLPLRVVVNGNRVNFPDAEPFIDDNGRTQVPVRFVSEALGAKVDWEGKTKTVTISQGDKEIKIVIGKKEYTINGEKNLMDTEALLKEDRTFVPVRFVSEGLGARVDWDSAVRTVYIDTREKGDIKDDTPKDGSIIEEDGYLVPNDTNIIISKSNNGIIETSILISVLRLDFEKQIEDLVFAIESRFGKDIANEIEKHVRQKKSRWTHLPEKYIYVKETNQYIWIRESQTDSISIEVMVPGYVPNTDEYSDVVVEWEF; this comes from the coding sequence ATGAAAAAAATAGTTTTATTTATTACAGTATCAGTTATTATGCTAATGGCTTTTACAACAACATCCTTTGCTCAATTGCCTCTTCGTGTGGTGGTAAACGGCAACAGGGTGAATTTTCCGGATGCAGAGCCGTTTATAGACGACAACGGCAGGACACAGGTACCGGTGAGGTTTGTAAGTGAAGCGTTAGGGGCAAAAGTAGATTGGGAAGGAAAAACAAAAACAGTTACAATATCCCAGGGAGATAAAGAAATAAAGATAGTAATTGGAAAAAAGGAATATACAATAAATGGTGAGAAGAATTTAATGGACACAGAAGCACTGCTGAAAGAAGACAGAACCTTTGTACCTGTAAGGTTTGTAAGTGAGGGGTTAGGTGCAAGGGTAGATTGGGATTCTGCTGTAAGGACGGTTTATATTGATACTAGGGAAAAAGGCGACATAAAGGATGACACACCAAAGGATGGAAGTATTATAGAAGAAGATGGATACTTAGTGCCAAATGATACAAATATAATAATTTCAAAGTCAAATAACGGTATTATAGAAACAAGTATACTTATAAGTGTCTTAAGACTGGATTTTGAAAAGCAAATTGAAGATCTTGTTTTTGCGATAGAAAGCAGATTTGGTAAAGATATAGCAAACGAAATAGAAAAACATGTTAGACAAAAGAAAAGTAGATGGACCCACTTACCCGAAAAATACATATATGTAAAAGAGACAAATCAATATATCTGGATAAGAGAATCACAGACGGATAGTATATCAATAGAAGTTATGGTTCCAGGATATGTACCTAATACAGATGAATATAGTGATGTTGTAGTAGAGTGGGAATTTTGA
- the tnpB gene encoding IS66 family insertion sequence element accessory protein TnpB (TnpB, as the term is used for proteins encoded by IS66 family insertion elements, is considered an accessory protein, since TnpC, encoded by a neighboring gene, is a DDE family transposase.), giving the protein MVIIKMELKLDPYEKALFVFCNRQMNKLKVLHFDNGFWLYYYRLEENKFKWPMTKDEALKVDVDELKWLLKGYEVRTTSKFKSVKGRKYF; this is encoded by the coding sequence ATGGTTATAATAAAGATGGAGCTTAAGCTAGATCCTTATGAAAAGGCACTATTTGTTTTTTGTAACAGACAGATGAACAAACTAAAAGTATTACACTTTGATAATGGATTTTGGTTGTATTACTACCGATTAGAAGAAAATAAATTTAAATGGCCAATGACAAAAGATGAGGCTCTTAAAGTAGACGTAGACGAGTTAAAGTGGTTATTAAAAGGATATGAAGTAAGAACAACTTCAAAATTTAAATCCGTCAAAGGTAGAAAATATTTTTAA
- a CDS encoding Athe_2463 domain-containing protein, translated as MKKYIVYAIILAILMQNLNIIVFSNTEVKTAQESLDLANEWLGKNLGYYNFFGDTNVEEDKINEVLAVKGTPAFSNMPVFVYGNEISASSDAVKNAAIKVIQRPDEEGVPQYRCLGYTIDGDLFANPAFPPDYPPSQNVITLNGRWVKEPWNHNHPYIRQWIRGLNFIPNRLYKSTGRRDFFAANIVDGPEPQYFSDGGSVEDYVHIIQPPTMHSWGLGIGFYFHNNGQNLRYKTFLLMPFEMLKKDISVQAESIPVGAGAGRKVLVGINVKSTFTEDETADYEWEIIKKSDGSKIPVEYLGHATKEKGKITIPGENERLMYASFSMPEDDVLVRFVINEDGTSPEEKYLGNNVFEAEIKYVESIFEYDEYDIPYNVLSRDFSFNLSKRPSVADLGFARGEWSGNITGEFRIIRDPRDGLFRKYSEQNNPPVNEVRRSRVERNPIVNFTIERRDFGDDPEGRKWLDINPSTPVVKNGRLFSEGYIQGWDVYECGFEDCELCPHKVLRTAPFNEVTKDLTFNVYVYNGMKNIPSKSFRNEIENNRVDSLNKKMYWESEPYNFNVIRWMCRLDSNGKEYGWTPVDGRYQRTFKQQNSGDIQITIKSPMEIEYMQAREAARQGINRKDLYDKAVFPTDIDLQRFDYPIKSGYYFNPAGKYSFKVETVTYKPVPYDTQEHKDIVNAVINSFNYETDLMYINDYREAVNIKGELLPERGSTFSTRPGRLTARDNKGINGIELVTVLDRNSDESRYTKKVEEVYHEHISGGNTHEYWKMVMEGYAESNTLSSRDNYKYREYVKPGQKMYKITETTEVDIIINKDNINTFTHAHMPDGEYYIKVWMDNVDLGSSSHAYSSLGTLSGVMLDEMYITVKGSMYDD; from the coding sequence ATGAAAAAGTATATTGTTTATGCAATAATATTAGCCATACTTATGCAAAACCTTAATATTATTGTATTTTCGAATACTGAAGTAAAAACAGCACAAGAGTCACTTGATTTAGCTAATGAGTGGTTAGGAAAGAATCTTGGTTATTATAATTTTTTTGGAGATACGAATGTTGAAGAAGATAAAATAAATGAGGTGTTAGCTGTAAAAGGAACTCCGGCTTTTAGTAACATGCCTGTTTTCGTATATGGTAATGAAATTAGTGCTAGTAGTGATGCAGTTAAAAATGCTGCGATTAAAGTAATTCAAAGACCTGATGAAGAAGGAGTTCCTCAGTACAGATGTTTGGGCTATACTATCGATGGAGATTTATTTGCAAATCCTGCATTTCCACCTGATTATCCTCCAAGTCAAAATGTAATAACTCTTAATGGAAGATGGGTAAAAGAACCATGGAATCATAATCATCCTTACATCCGGCAGTGGATAAGGGGATTAAATTTCATACCAAACCGGTTATATAAATCAACCGGACGGAGGGATTTCTTTGCCGCAAATATAGTTGACGGTCCGGAGCCCCAATATTTTTCTGACGGAGGTTCTGTTGAAGATTATGTACATATAATCCAGCCCCCTACAATGCATTCATGGGGGCTGGGAATAGGATTTTATTTTCACAACAATGGTCAGAATTTAAGATACAAAACCTTTCTCCTTATGCCGTTTGAAATGCTTAAAAAAGATATTTCCGTTCAAGCAGAATCCATTCCGGTTGGTGCCGGAGCAGGAAGAAAAGTTTTAGTCGGAATAAATGTAAAGTCCACATTCACTGAGGATGAGACAGCAGATTATGAATGGGAAATTATAAAGAAAAGTGATGGCTCTAAAATACCTGTAGAATATTTAGGACATGCAACCAAAGAAAAGGGCAAAATCACCATTCCCGGTGAAAATGAAAGATTGATGTATGCAAGTTTTAGTATGCCTGAAGATGATGTTTTAGTGCGTTTTGTTATAAATGAAGATGGTACAAGCCCTGAAGAAAAATATTTAGGAAACAATGTATTTGAAGCAGAAATAAAATATGTTGAGAGTATTTTTGAATATGATGAATATGACATTCCTTACAATGTACTTTCAAGAGACTTTAGTTTTAATCTTTCAAAAAGACCTTCCGTGGCTGATTTAGGCTTTGCAAGAGGAGAATGGAGCGGCAATATAACAGGAGAGTTTAGAATAATAAGAGATCCAAGAGACGGGTTGTTTAGAAAGTATTCTGAACAAAATAATCCTCCTGTCAATGAAGTGAGAAGAAGCAGAGTTGAAAGAAATCCTATTGTAAATTTCACCATTGAAAGAAGGGATTTTGGGGATGACCCTGAAGGTAGGAAATGGCTTGACATAAATCCTTCAACCCCGGTGGTTAAAAATGGCCGGCTTTTCTCTGAAGGTTATATACAAGGATGGGATGTTTATGAGTGCGGTTTTGAAGATTGTGAATTATGCCCTCATAAAGTACTTAGAACTGCACCGTTTAACGAAGTAACAAAAGATTTAACGTTTAATGTTTATGTATACAATGGAATGAAAAACATTCCGTCAAAAAGCTTTAGAAATGAAATAGAAAACAACAGGGTGGATTCTCTTAACAAAAAAATGTATTGGGAAAGTGAGCCGTATAATTTTAATGTAATCAGGTGGATGTGCCGTTTAGACTCCAATGGAAAAGAATACGGCTGGACACCTGTTGACGGAAGATATCAAAGAACTTTTAAGCAGCAAAACAGTGGAGATATACAAATTACAATAAAAAGTCCTATGGAAATTGAATATATGCAGGCAAGGGAGGCAGCAAGGCAAGGTATAAACAGAAAAGACCTGTATGACAAAGCTGTATTTCCAACGGATATAGATCTTCAAAGATTTGACTATCCTATAAAGTCAGGATACTACTTTAACCCTGCAGGAAAATATTCTTTTAAAGTGGAGACGGTAACATACAAGCCTGTGCCTTATGATACACAGGAACACAAAGATATTGTAAACGCCGTTATAAATTCATTTAACTACGAAACAGACCTTATGTACATAAATGACTACAGGGAGGCTGTAAATATAAAAGGAGAACTGCTGCCTGAAAGGGGAAGTACTTTCAGTACACGACCGGGCAGGCTGACAGCACGGGATAACAAAGGTATAAACGGGATAGAACTTGTGACGGTGTTAGACAGAAATAGTGATGAGTCACGTTATACAAAAAAAGTTGAAGAAGTTTACCATGAACATATAAGTGGAGGAAATACACATGAATATTGGAAAATGGTGATGGAAGGATATGCAGAATCTAACACTTTAAGCAGCAGGGATAATTACAAATACAGAGAGTATGTAAAGCCAGGACAAAAAATGTACAAAATAACAGAAACTACAGAGGTGGATATTATTATAAACAAGGACAATATAAACACTTTTACACATGCACATATGCCTGACGGTGAGTACTACATAAAAGTATGGATGGATAATGTTGATTTAGGAAGCAGCAGCCATGCATATAGCTCATTGGGTACATTAAGCGGGGTAATGCTAGATGAAATGTATATTACGGTAAAAGGTTCTATGTACGATGATTAA
- the tnpA gene encoding IS66 family insertion sequence element accessory protein TnpA — protein sequence MNQIETNEYWKDILEKFSKYEGTISGFCREYDVNIHRLYYQRKKLKKKTKEEKRINISCY from the coding sequence TTGAATCAAATAGAGACAAATGAATATTGGAAGGATATTTTAGAAAAATTCTCAAAATATGAAGGAACAATATCTGGTTTTTGTAGAGAGTATGATGTAAATATCCATAGGTTATATTATCAAAGAAAAAAACTAAAGAAAAAAACTAAGGAAGAAAAACGAATCAATATTTCATGCTATTAA
- a CDS encoding IS256 family transposase codes for MSTLSKEQIKAIVKGNNFQSVTDVTNYLKDIFKDIIQELMEAELEEKLGYAKEERSAKNTDNCRNGYSTKTLKSEFGEVEIQIPRDRKGEFEPKIIPKYQRNVSGIEEKIISLYARGMSTRDIGEQLKDLYGVEISAEMVSRITDRIIPEIKEWQQRPLEPIYTFCFMDAIHYKVRDEGRICNRAAYVVIGVNVEGYKDILGIWIGENESSKFWLGVMNDLKNRGVQDVMLFCVDGLTGLKEAINAAFPMAEIQRCIIHQLRNSFKYVSCKDIKAFSNDFKNVYKAINEEVALEKFYELKEKWGKSYPFAIRSWENNWDVLSPFYKFPEEIRKIIYTTNVIEGLHRQYRKVTKSKTMFPSDDSLEKMLYMASKNVIKKWTQRYKNWDRVLNQLIIQYPGRLDNYVS; via the coding sequence ATGTCAACATTATCAAAAGAACAGATAAAAGCAATAGTGAAGGGAAATAATTTCCAAAGTGTGACTGATGTCACGAACTATCTTAAAGACATTTTTAAAGACATTATACAAGAGCTTATGGAAGCTGAATTAGAAGAAAAGCTTGGTTATGCTAAGGAAGAACGTAGTGCAAAAAATACCGACAACTGTAGAAATGGTTATTCTACTAAGACTTTAAAAAGTGAATTTGGAGAAGTTGAGATTCAAATTCCAAGGGACCGTAAAGGAGAGTTTGAGCCTAAAATTATACCTAAATATCAAAGAAATGTTTCCGGCATAGAAGAAAAAATAATATCTCTATACGCAAGGGGCATGTCAACCAGGGATATTGGAGAGCAGCTAAAGGACCTTTATGGAGTGGAAATATCTGCGGAAATGGTTAGTAGGATTACTGACCGTATTATTCCTGAAATAAAAGAATGGCAACAAAGACCCTTAGAACCTATATATACATTTTGTTTTATGGATGCCATTCATTATAAAGTCAGAGATGAAGGAAGAATATGTAATCGTGCAGCCTATGTGGTTATTGGTGTTAATGTTGAGGGATATAAAGACATACTGGGTATATGGATTGGAGAAAATGAATCATCAAAATTCTGGCTTGGTGTAATGAATGATCTTAAAAATAGGGGTGTACAGGATGTAATGCTATTTTGCGTGGATGGACTTACAGGACTGAAAGAAGCTATAAATGCTGCGTTTCCTATGGCAGAAATACAAAGATGCATAATACATCAACTGCGTAATTCCTTTAAGTATGTATCCTGCAAAGACATAAAAGCCTTTAGTAATGATTTTAAAAATGTCTACAAAGCTATTAATGAAGAGGTTGCCTTAGAGAAGTTTTATGAATTAAAAGAAAAATGGGGAAAAAGCTATCCCTTTGCGATACGGAGCTGGGAAAATAATTGGGATGTACTAAGTCCATTCTATAAATTCCCAGAAGAAATCCGAAAGATTATCTATACAACTAATGTTATTGAAGGATTACACCGGCAGTACCGTAAGGTAACAAAATCAAAAACTATGTTTCCATCAGATGATTCTTTAGAAAAAATGCTATATATGGCTTCAAAAAATGTGATAAAAAAATGGACCCAACGTTATAAAAATTGGGATAGGGTATTGAATCAACTGATAATTCAATACCCAGGACGCCTTGACAATTATGTTAGTTAA